A portion of the candidate division KSB1 bacterium genome contains these proteins:
- a CDS encoding putative zinc-binding protein: protein MAVELTNSKEAARMCCITAVAAESKAHVDVARRARKLVVINGCANRCASKVLERLDIPYDYETVIAKEGVSKVPTLDFDKKDVQRIAEKIAKEALG, encoded by the coding sequence GTGGCCGTTGAACTAACCAATTCCAAGGAAGCGGCTCGTATGTGCTGCATCACGGCCGTAGCCGCCGAGTCGAAGGCACACGTTGATGTCGCCAGGCGGGCCAGGAAGCTCGTCGTCATCAACGGCTGCGCCAATCGCTGTGCCAGCAAGGTGCTGGAGAGGCTGGACATCCCTTACGATTACGAGACGGTCATTGCCAAGGAGGGAGTAAGCAAGGTGCCGACCCTTGACTTCGACAAGAAGGACGTGCAACGCATTGCGGAGAAGATCGCCAAGGAGGCGCTCGGCTAA
- a CDS encoding NifB/NifX family molybdenum-iron cluster-binding protein: MKIAAVSEDGVTISQHFGRAPFYVVVTVENGQIVGRETRDKMGHAQFAREPHTRGAHGSDSHGHGFDAAAQSRHARMAAAIADCDILLARGVGAGAYENMKQAGVRPIVTDIAKIEAAALAARGELIDHAERLH; the protein is encoded by the coding sequence ATGAAAATCGCCGCCGTCTCTGAAGATGGCGTGACCATCAGCCAGCACTTTGGTCGGGCGCCGTTCTACGTGGTTGTTACCGTGGAGAACGGCCAGATCGTGGGCCGGGAGACACGCGACAAGATGGGTCATGCCCAATTTGCCAGAGAGCCACATACGCGAGGGGCCCATGGGAGCGACTCGCACGGCCACGGCTTTGACGCGGCCGCTCAGAGCCGTCACGCCCGCATGGCCGCCGCCATTGCCGATTGCGACATCCTGCTGGCGCGCGGCGTGGGCGCCGGCGCCTACGAGAACATGAAGCAGGCCGGCGTTCGCCCCATTGTCACCGACATTGCAAAAATCGAAGCGGCCGCCCTTGCCGCCCGCGGCGAGTTGATCGACCACGCAGAGCGCCTGCATTGA